Proteins encoded in a region of the Phoenix dactylifera cultivar Barhee BC4 chromosome 3, palm_55x_up_171113_PBpolish2nd_filt_p, whole genome shotgun sequence genome:
- the LOC103709048 gene encoding uncharacterized protein LOC103709048 translates to MAIEGKEVILYIKKVLIYSIRTSYSSARDHPFIFSVACFMLLLYRSFPSLFAFLVSSSPVLICTALLLGTLLSYGEPNIPEIEEEDKITQKISSLKVGSASSDLLVRKNEKCIVETHVENQREIEEMAVEEAVWGERVTGAYGKVEEDIPFATTHDEGDEKHNTLATSSSAKEEKKEIPGEEIMTEERELSEQEITNDKELSVKNLAEDVLKVGQDVDGFDATDQKDIEGLKAEIHKPVLDNYFDSSLGSPWQHIDNHDNHDSSLDSESDRAESSSTDASMADIIPMLDELHPLLGSETPWPALLSKGSRDGASQGSSHDHDSDDGSVEEEAENQEEEEEEEAREEKDDGAEAAVIWTADDQKNVMDLGSSELERNRRLESLIAKRRARNNMTFETERNLIDLDGGMGELSRFHVQIAPISAPRRNPFDLPYDSEKSMGLPPIPGSAPSVLLPRRNPFDFPYDPVDESSSREVETRRNRDITSAPQHNMFFRRNETFNLLGSELKQDKHESVLEPYFVAERISEETSSDAFRRQFSDKSDSKVSSVPESDTVSSVTDQEYHKELVEQELHQEVELLTPSEHDAEPAEQESQSSEEVESLDVAQEKSEINITNNHGIEADANIVVDETPQAVEAFGAMEEEIRDEVDLSPTISAVEKLEVIEENYEESSPSPSEEDEKTPRSNFHEQSANLEQTRDAMLAVGDSDCLSRGERFDDNHVADPIYDLSPSAIKNSLSNISEASSDSGKGGPDVGSLKFDIEDMGSSPRPVERNVNSGVGSTGELASSTGGLQVASAGLTFEYELRSRDKTELGEPDVIEGGSQLVHKDARDPIAPVLSEPGATEIMHHSSLFSAEAESREGSGIDVNVSHQTERNKMIDAATSSYSDSLLLSEHLSSSASEKAQPTEKSGIQPSSEVGQISVLNLPPIPEENLDDYKPEEDHENSVKPESVVGLTGLQILEEPHFALSDIEQELSLLQRKSTEEIMDGNYRLASEPEAGDSRVVTPAISIHDVSFTGLQLLEAKEHMDFSSLSEAKSEHEIKSSAVLTNSRDYIVNAAEREGDGFSQQNINDSDEESDKVYPDVINIRRIDGNLLSELDAVGDFHVKELRADQQGFEIGQSDDIASSSLTSEIPEITSQLQVSEVRSTEYADMSPSLPTEAKLNLSEEWHSVIEQPQAMQSEVGRFEPSFVNPEQTVYNPKLHVLEASSIEEIDTVFKRLQEVGLSSASEPAGESKTTTSEANASELVVAERDPELTRTDSELLIVEATSVEDINSAFKELSEENPGKSIIPEVGQSQMMPGGTHFGPMEIHSDLQVVEAKSLEDIHLAFKQASDGISENPPEVTKPSDGSAEVEISDRHLEPDVLEVHSAEEIELAFKEAVKETGSSVQQNAGKSDDAEKMDDDSSSNLSTSKKMKKKNKSGKSSSSSSSSSSSSSSDSD, encoded by the exons ATGGCAATTGAGGGAAAGGAAGTTATATTATATATCAAAAAAGTTCTGATTTATTCCATCAGAACTAGCTATAGTTCTGCGCGTGATCATCCATTTATTTTCAGTGTGGCGTGTTTCATGCTTCTACTGTACAGATCTTTTCCTTCTCTATTTGCTTTTCTGGTGTCTTCCTCTCCTGTCCTTATCTGCACTGCTTTACTTCTTGGAACCCTTCTGAGTTATGGTGAACCAAATATCCCTGAAATTGAAGAAGAGGATAAGATTACTCAAAAAATTTCTTCTCTGAAAGTTGGTTCTGCTTCCAGTGATCTTCTTGTcaggaaaaatgaaaaatgcatAGTGGAGACCCATGTAGAAAATCAAAGAGAGATCGAGGAAATGGCAGTTGAAGAGGCAGTTTGGGGTGAAAGAGTGACTGGTGCTTATGGTAAAGTGGAGGAGGATATCCCCTTTGCAACAACACATGATGAGGGAGATGAGAAGCATAACACTTTGGCTACAAGCTCTTCAgctaaggaagaaaagaaagagattcCTGGTGAGGAGATAATGACTGAAGAAAGAGAGCTTAGTGAGCAGGAAATAACCAACGATAAAGAACTTTCTGTAAAAAATCTGGCTGAAGATGTACTTAAAGTGGGTCAAGATGTTGATGGCTTCGATGCAACAGATCAAAAAGATATCGAGGGCCTTAAGGCAGAGATTCACAAGCCAGTATTGGACAATTATTTTGATTCTTCTTTGGGTTCACCTTGGCAGCATATTGATAATCATGATAATCATGATTCTTCTTTAGATTCTGAATCTGATAGGGCAGAAAGTTCTTCTACCGATGCTTCTATGGCTGACatcattccaatgcttgatgaGCTTCACCCACTTTTAGGTTCTGAAACTCCTTGGCCTGCTCTTTTATCCAAAGGCAGCAGGGATGGTGCTTCACAAGGGTCCTCTCATGATCATGACTCAGATGATGGTAGTGTGGAGGAAGAAGCTGAAAaccaggaggaagaagaagaagaagaagcacggGAAGAGAAAGATGATGGAGCAGAAGCTGCAGTGATATGGACAGCAGATGATCAGAAGAATGTCATGGATCTTGGGTCTTCTGAACTGGAGAGGAATCGGAGATTGGAGAGCCTAATTGCAAAAAGAAGAGCAAGGAACAATATGACGTTTGAAACAGAGAGAAATTTGATAGATTTGGATGGTGGCATGGGGGAACTATCACGCTTTCATGTCCAAATTGCACCCATTTCTGCACCAAGACGGAATCCCTTTGACCTTCCctatgattcagaaaaatcaatgGGTTTGCCACCAATTCCTGGTTCAGCCCCTTCCGTTCTGCTGCCCAGAAGGAACCCGTTTGATTTCCCTTATGATCCAGTGGATGAAAGTAGCAGCCGTGAAGTGGAGACTCGGAGAAATCGAGACATTACATCAGCTCCACAACATAATATGTTTTTTAGGAGGAATGAGACCTTCAACTTGTTAGGATCTGAACTTAAACAGGACAAACATGAGTCTGTGTTGGAACCCTATTTTGTTGCAGAGAGGATCTCGGAGGAGACTAGTTCTGATGCCTTTCGAAGACAATTCAGTGATAAGAGTGATTCGAAGGTGAGTTCTGTTCCAGAATCTGACACAGTTTCTTCAGTCACTGATCAAGAATATCATAAAGAGCTTGTTGAACAAGAACTGCATCAAGAGGTTGAATTGCTAACGCCTTCTGAACATGATGCTGAACCTGCTGAACAAGAAAGTCAGTCCTCTGAGGAAGTTGAATCATTGGATGTTGCACAAGAGAAGAGTGAGATCAATATCACTAATAATCATGGAATTGAAGCAGATGCCAACATTGTTGTTGATGAAACTCCTCAAGCTGTTGAAGCTTTTGGAGCAATGGAAGAGGAAATCagagatgaagtagatttaagtccAACAATTTCAGCTGTTGAAAAATTAGAAGTGATTGAAGAGAATTATGAAGAGTCAAGCCCCTCCCCATCAGAAGAGGATGAGAAGACTCCCAGATCAAACTTTCATGAACAATCAGCTAATCTGGAGCAGACTAGGGATGCCATGCTAGCAGTTGGTGATTCTGATTGTCTGAGCAGGGGGGAGAGATTTGATGACAATCATGTTGCAGATCCTATTTATGATTTAAGCCCATCGGCAATCAAAAACTCTCTGTCTAACATTTCAGAGGCTTCATCAGACAGTG GTAAAGGAGGTCCTGATGTCGGTTCTTTGAAATTTGACATCGAAGACATGGGTTCTTCTCCAAGGCCAGTTGAGAGAAATGTTAATTCAGGAGTTGGAAGCACAGGAGAGTTGGCATCCTCCACTGGAGGGCTTCAGGTGGCTTCAGCGGGTTTAACTTTTGAATATGAATTGAGATCAAGGGATAAAACTGAACTTGGAGAGCCAGATGTTATTGAAGGTGGATCACAACTAGTTCACAAAGATGCAAGGGATCCTATTGCACCTGTATTATCAGAGCCAGGAGCTACAGAGATCATGCATCACTCAAGTTTATTTTCAGCAGAGGCCGAGTCAAGAGAGGGTAGTGGAATTGATGTGAATGTGAGCCATCAGACCGAACGAAATAAGATGATTGATGCTGCAACATCTTCTTATTCAGACAGTTTACTGTTGTCTGAGCATTTGAGTTCATCTGCATCAGAAAAGGCACAACCTACAGAGAAATCTGGAATTCAACCATCCTCTGAAGTTGGTCAGATAAGTGTCTTGAACTTGCCTCCAATTCCTGAGGAGAATTTAGATGACTATAAGccagaagaagatcatgaaaaTTCAGTAAAGCCTGAGTCAGTTGTTGGCTTAACTGGATTGCAGATACTTGAAGAACCCCATTTTGCTTTATCTGATATTGAACAAGAGCTATCTCTACTTCAAAGGAAGTCAACAGAGGAGATTATGGATGGGAATTACAGGCTTGCTTCTGAGCCAGAGGCTGGGGATTCTAGAGTTGTTACTCCTGCAATTTCTATTCATGATGTTAGTTTTACTGGATTACAGTTGCTTGAGGCGAAGGAACACATGGATTTCTCAAGTCTGTCAGAGGCAAAATCTGAGCATGAGATCAAGTCCAGTGCTGTTTTGACTAATTCAAGAGACTACATTGTCAATGCTGCTGAAAGGGAGGGCGATGGCTTTTCTCAGCAGAATATAAATGATTCGGATGAAGAATCTGATAAGGTCTATCCTGATGTCATAAATATCAGACGTATTGATGGAAATCTGCTGTCAGAATTGGATGCAGTTGGAGACTTCCATGTGAAAGAATTGAGGGCAGATCAACAGGGATTTGAGATAGGCCAATCAGATGATATTGCCTCAAGTTCTTTAACTTCTGAAATTCCTGAAATCACTTCCCAGCTGCAAGTTTCTGAAGTGAGATCCACAGAGTATGCTGATATGTCCCCGAGTCTACCCACTGAAGCCAAGCTGAACCTTTCTGAAGAATGGCATTCAGTCATTGAGCAGCCACAAGCTATGCAGTCAGAGGTTGGACGATTTGAGCCATCATTTGTAAACCCCGAGCAGACAGTTTACAATCCTAAGCTGCATGTTCTTGAAGCAAGCTCTATTGAAGAAATTGATACAGTTTTTAAGCGACTCCAAGAAGTTGGGCTGTCTTCTGCTTCAGAGCCAGCTGGCGAGTCAAAAACAACAACATCAGAAGCCAATGCAAGTGAATTGGTTGTTGCTGAAAGAGATCCTGAGCTAACAAGAACTGATTCAGAACTGCTAATTGTTGAAGCAACATCTGTTGAAGATATCAATTCAGCTTTCAAAGAACTCAGTGAAGAAAATCCAGGTAAATCTATTATTCCTGAAGTAGGACAATCTCAAATGATGCCAGGGGGGACACATTTTGGACCAATGGAGATTCATTCAGACCTGCAGGTCGTTGAAGCAAAGTCCCTTGAAGACATACATTTAGCTTTCAAGCAAGCATCTGATGGCATCTCTGAGAACCCTCCAGAGGTGACCAAACCCAGTGATGGGTCTGCAGAAGTTGAGATAAGTGACAGACACCTGGAGCCTGATGTTCTTGAAGTGCATTCTGCTGAAGAGATTGAGTTGGCTTTTAAGGAAGCTGTCAAGGAAACTGGCTCAAGTGTGCAACAAAATGCTGGAAAATCAGATGATGCTGAGAAGATGGATGATGATTCTAGCTCTAATCTTTCCACctcgaagaagatgaagaagaaaaacaagtcTGGCAAATCAAGTTCAAGTTCAAGTTCCAGCTCGAGCTCTAGCTCAAGTGATTCAGATTAA